In Methylovirgula sp., a single genomic region encodes these proteins:
- a CDS encoding APC family permease: MAELRRNNLTLVEAVGQSVCSLSPTFTPALGVAVVGGMAGANSWLVYLLATISVTIVGINIGKLAKRIPAAGSFFLYVSRTLGPSWGLLSGWAMLVAYLFTAVALTVATSIFFKDFFGAIGFKTLPPDWLIYIAVSALIFVLAYRDVKLSTRFGLTLEALSVLAIIVVCFLIWKSFGFKIDAPQVHLQGASFGSIAPAIVFAIFSWVGFESAATLSKEIKNPEVVVPQAIVATAIAVGIFFIATTYFVVLGFHDDATKLGASAAPFSDVAAASKLGTFVTTFIYFAAMISCFACSLGQLTAFARMLFSLGRYEFVHRSMGTVHDKHASPHIALAVGTALNAVLCIAFMSAGETNLVGYFGTIATFGFIFVYLLCSIAAPILLYRDGTLTAGTVILGVLGVIAMAGAFFGSVYPVPAAPYNYFPYGFLVYMLLGVAWFFILKVRAPKVLLGIEHDMESMATAETFGKMEAVGSGAE, translated from the coding sequence ATGGCTGAATTACGTCGAAACAACCTGACTCTCGTAGAGGCGGTAGGCCAATCGGTCTGCAGCCTTTCTCCAACCTTCACACCCGCGCTTGGCGTTGCCGTGGTTGGCGGCATGGCCGGCGCAAACTCGTGGCTGGTTTACCTGCTCGCCACGATCAGCGTTACCATCGTCGGTATTAACATCGGCAAGCTTGCCAAGCGCATCCCCGCGGCAGGCTCGTTCTTCCTCTACGTGTCGCGTACGCTTGGGCCGTCCTGGGGCTTGCTCTCAGGCTGGGCGATGCTCGTTGCCTATCTCTTCACGGCAGTCGCCTTGACGGTTGCGACATCGATCTTCTTCAAAGATTTCTTTGGCGCGATCGGTTTCAAAACCCTGCCGCCAGACTGGTTGATCTATATCGCCGTCTCGGCGCTGATCTTTGTTCTTGCTTACAGAGATGTGAAGCTCTCGACGCGATTCGGTCTCACCCTGGAGGCGCTTTCCGTCCTGGCGATCATCGTCGTCTGTTTCCTCATTTGGAAGTCGTTCGGTTTCAAGATCGACGCTCCGCAGGTGCATCTCCAGGGCGCTTCTTTCGGATCGATCGCGCCTGCAATCGTGTTCGCGATCTTTTCCTGGGTCGGGTTTGAAAGCGCAGCCACGCTCTCGAAGGAAATTAAGAACCCTGAAGTTGTTGTCCCACAGGCTATCGTGGCAACGGCCATCGCGGTCGGCATTTTCTTCATCGCCACGACTTATTTTGTCGTGTTGGGCTTCCATGACGATGCGACGAAATTGGGCGCGAGCGCGGCGCCGTTCTCAGATGTCGCCGCAGCTTCCAAGCTCGGGACTTTCGTGACCACGTTCATCTATTTTGCCGCAATGATCAGCTGCTTTGCATGTTCGCTTGGTCAGCTGACCGCGTTTGCGCGCATGTTGTTCTCGCTTGGACGGTATGAATTCGTTCACCGTTCGATGGGCACTGTCCACGACAAGCATGCCTCGCCGCACATTGCCCTTGCCGTCGGCACGGCTTTGAACGCGGTATTGTGCATCGCTTTCATGAGCGCTGGTGAAACGAACCTGGTGGGTTACTTCGGCACCATCGCGACGTTCGGGTTTATCTTTGTCTATCTCCTGTGTTCAATCGCGGCGCCGATTCTGCTTTACCGCGACGGTACACTGACCGCGGGCACCGTTATCCTTGGTGTCCTCGGTGTGATTGCGATGGCGGGCGCGTTCTTTGGGAGCGTCTATCCAGTGCCTGCAGCTCCATACAATTACTTTCCGTATGGCTTCCTGGTTTATATGCTTCTCGGCGTCGCCTGGTTCTTTATCCTGAAGGTGCGTGCGCCCAAGGTCTTGCTTGGCATCGAGCATGACATGGAATCCATGGCCACGGCGGAAACCTTTGGGAAGATGGAAGCAGTGGGTAGCGGAGCCGAATAA
- a CDS encoding transposase, whose amino-acid sequence MADLLLLSEAQMRRIEPYFPLSHGIARVDDRRVISGIVFVIRNGLRWRDAPPGYGPHKTIYNRFVRWSRLGVFNKIFAELARKAGKPSRLMIDATHLKAHRTAASLLKKGLFPDVSAARRAA is encoded by the coding sequence ATGGCTGATTTGTTGTTGCTGTCGGAGGCGCAGATGCGCCGGATCGAACCGTATTTTCCATTGTCGCACGGGATTGCGAGGGTTGACGATCGGCGGGTGATCAGTGGCATCGTCTTCGTCATCAGAAACGGTCTGCGCTGGCGCGATGCGCCGCCCGGCTATGGTCCGCACAAGACGATCTACAATCGGTTTGTGCGTTGGAGCCGCCTCGGCGTGTTCAACAAGATCTTCGCCGAACTGGCACGCAAGGCCGGCAAGCCATCTCGTCTGATGATCGATGCGACGCATCTGAAAGCGCATCGCACCGCCGCCAGCCTTTTAAAAAAGGGTCTGTTTCCCGACGTATCGGCCGCACGAAGGGCGGCCTGA
- a CDS encoding IS5 family transposase gives MSSDDRCDASESASHRRQPFKKGSVSRRIGRTKGGLNSKLHAVCDGQGRPVIMLLSEGQMSDYRGAALMIDALPSAKQLLADKGYDADWFRRALTERGIAACIPSKSNRKKPIEHDRELYRQRHKIENMFGRLKDWRRIHTRYDRCAHTFMSAICIAAAVIFWL, from the coding sequence ATCTCGTCTGATGATCGATGCGACGCATCTGAAAGCGCATCGCACCGCCGCCAGCCTTTTAAAAAAGGGTCTGTTTCCCGACGTATCGGCCGCACGAAGGGCGGCCTGAACTCCAAGCTGCACGCCGTATGCGATGGTCAGGGGCGCCCCGTCATCATGCTGCTCAGCGAAGGCCAGATGAGCGATTATAGGGGCGCGGCCCTGATGATCGATGCTCTACCGTCCGCGAAGCAGTTGCTCGCTGACAAGGGCTATGATGCCGACTGGTTTCGCCGGGCTCTTACCGAACGCGGCATCGCGGCCTGCATCCCATCGAAGTCAAACCGAAAAAAGCCGATCGAACATGACCGCGAGCTCTATCGTCAACGGCACAAGATCGAGAACATGTTCGGCAGGCTCAAGGACTGGCGACGCATCCACACCCGATACGACCGATGCGCCCATACATTCATGTCTGCCATCTGTATCGCAGCCGCCGTCATCTTCTGGCTCTAA
- a CDS encoding IS630 family transposase (programmed frameshift) yields the protein MAGIAVTRLDLSASELRQASARSKNAAAARRMLALALVMEGADRTTAARNCGMDRQTLRDWVHRYNSDGLAGLENKIPPGRSSRLTAEQKQGLIALVEAGPQAGKDKVVRWRRADLRDRLKQDFGLVLHERTVGKLLDALGYRRLSVRPFNPKADPAAQEVFKKKFAANVAAALPEHARGKPIEIWMQDEARVGQQGTLTRVWAKRGSRPPAPRDQRRIWAYILGAACPAKREAVGVVLPFLNARSVSVHLDLIGRKVADDAHAVLVLDGAGFHIAKDLNVPANMTLMKLPAYSPELNPIENVWEYLRGNKLSNTVYETYDESVSTCCDAWNFFANDHERVASITTRSWATVKT from the exons ATGGCTGGGATTGCAGTGACTCGTCTGGATTTGTCAGCGTCTGAGCTGCGGCAGGCGTCAGCGCGATCGAAGAACGCGGCGGCCGCACGGCGGATGCTGGCGCTGGCGCTGGTGATGGAAGGGGCGGATCGAACGACAGCAGCGCGCAATTGTGGGATGGATCGGCAGACGCTGCGCGATTGGGTTCATCGGTATAATTCGGACGGACTTGCCGGCCTGGAAAACAAGATCCCGCCGGGCCGCTCATCGAGGCTGACGGCTGAGCAGAAGCAAGGCTTGATCGCGTTGGTGGAGGCGGGTCCGCAGGCCGGCAAAGACAAAGTCGTGCGGTGGCGGCGCGCTGATTTGCGGGATCGGCTTAAGCAGGATTTCGGGCTCGTCTTGCACGAACGCACGGTTGGAAAGCTTCTCGACGCACTTGGCTATCGCCGGCTTTCGGTACGTCCATTCAACCCCAAGGCGGACCCGGCCGCGCAGGAGGTTTTTAAAAAGA AGTTCGCAGCCAATGTAGCCGCGGCTTTACCCGAACACGCGCGCGGTAAGCCGATCGAGATCTGGATGCAGGACGAAGCGCGGGTCGGACAACAAGGCACACTGACGCGGGTCTGGGCAAAGCGCGGCAGCCGTCCGCCTGCACCACGCGATCAGCGCAGGATCTGGGCCTATATCCTGGGTGCGGCGTGTCCGGCGAAGCGAGAGGCGGTGGGCGTGGTGCTGCCCTTTCTCAACGCTCGGTCTGTCTCGGTCCACCTCGATCTTATTGGTCGCAAAGTTGCGGACGACGCCCACGCGGTCCTGGTTCTCGACGGGGCCGGATTTCACATCGCAAAAGATTTGAATGTTCCGGCAAATATGACGCTGATGAAGCTTCCAGCCTATTCGCCCGAATTGAACCCGATTGAAAATGTCTGGGAATATCTGCGCGGCAACAAGCTTTCGAATACGGTGTACGAAACCTACGACGAGAGCGTATCTACGTGCTGCGACGCCTGGAACTTCTTTGCCAACGATCACGAACGGGTGGCCTCGATAACCACCCGGTCATGGGCAACGGTCAAAACCTAG
- a CDS encoding YihY/virulence factor BrkB family protein — protein sequence MDKSEPIDEKSHWSRAKPAWLDLVQNVILSISRNRLIANSGSVAFFGLMAIFPAIATIVSLYGMFADPHTISNHLNLLTDVFPQSVIGLIRYQVMRVASRGNGVQSLTFFASFFVALWSAASGMSALFDALNVVYGETEKRSLPRFYGTTLATTFATVFFVVVALAGVVVLPVVWNFVGFHSSTDRLLDWLRWPVLFVIDTIGLDIVYRVGPSRPGAKWRWLTWGSVFATFAWLGASILFSWYVAAFDSYDRVYGSLGAVIGFMTWIWVSVLIVLTGAALNVELDRRRAAAKGTP from the coding sequence ATGGATAAATCCGAACCAATTGACGAGAAAAGCCATTGGTCGCGCGCCAAGCCAGCGTGGCTCGATCTCGTGCAGAATGTCATCCTCTCGATCAGCCGCAACCGGCTCATCGCGAATTCCGGCAGTGTCGCCTTTTTTGGCCTGATGGCGATTTTTCCCGCGATTGCAACGATCGTCTCGCTCTACGGCATGTTTGCCGATCCGCATACGATCTCGAATCATCTCAATCTGCTGACGGACGTGTTTCCGCAAAGTGTCATCGGCCTCATTCGCTACCAGGTCATGCGCGTCGCGAGCCGTGGCAACGGCGTCCAAAGCCTGACCTTCTTTGCCAGCTTCTTTGTGGCGCTCTGGAGCGCCGCCTCCGGCATGAGCGCATTGTTTGACGCGCTGAACGTCGTCTATGGGGAGACAGAGAAGCGCAGTCTTCCGAGGTTCTACGGGACAACCCTGGCAACGACATTCGCGACGGTCTTCTTTGTCGTGGTCGCGCTCGCCGGGGTCGTCGTTCTCCCGGTCGTCTGGAATTTCGTCGGCTTCCATTCTTCAACCGACAGGTTGCTGGACTGGCTGCGCTGGCCGGTTCTGTTCGTCATCGATACGATTGGTCTCGACATCGTCTACCGGGTCGGCCCAAGCCGGCCCGGCGCTAAATGGCGCTGGCTGACCTGGGGCAGCGTGTTCGCGACCTTCGCCTGGCTCGGCGCCTCGATCCTGTTTTCCTGGTATGTCGCGGCCTTCGACAGCTACGACCGCGTCTATGGTTCGTTGGGCGCTGTCATCGGTTTCATGACCTGGATCTGGGTCTCGGTTTTGATCGTCCTGACCGGAGCCGCCCTCAATGTCGAACTTGACCGCCGCCGGGCGGCAGCCAAGGGCACCCCTTGA